CTGTGGTTGATTCTCATGTACGTTTGCTTATGTCGTGGTATTACCGATCAAGATATTAAAGATGCCATGGCAAATGGTGCTGAAAGCTATCGTGAAGTTCGTGAATTATTGGACTTAGGGACATGCTGTGGGCGTTGTGCACCTGAAGCAAAAAGTATTATTAATGAAGAATTAGCCTTAATTGCTGCACGAATTTCTGTCGCTGCTTAACCGCTTTTTTGATATTTAAATAACCATAATAATCCCTCTATGATCAGTCATGATCATCTTCCTCCCCCGCTTCGACTCAAAGCGGGTTTCTTTTTAATTCTTTTTGATCTTATTTTAAATACAAACCCAATCATTTTTATGACCCTTAAGCCTGAGTGAAATCTTCATCTTCCATGATTTTGATTGCGATTTTCATTTGCTGTTCTATAAAGAGCTCGAAACTGTGTGCAATTTTGATTACTATAAAACAATGGATTGCCTTAAAAATATTTTGAGGCACAGATTTAAAATGGAGCATTCACCATGAAAGGCAATCGTGACGTTATCAATCAACTGAATCAAGTGCTTTATCACCATTTAACCGCAATTAACCAATACTTTTTACATTCACGTATGTTTAATGATTGGGGCATTGAGCAATTAGGTTCAGCAGAATATAAAGAATCTATTCGCCAAATGAAACATGCAGACAAAGTCATTGAACGCATTTTATTTTTGGAAGGTTTACCTAATTTGCAACATTTGGGTAAATTGTACATCGGGCAACATACACTAGAAGTACTGAATTGCGACATTCGCAAAGTCAAAGAAAATATTCAAGCACTACAAAAAACTGTCGCGCTTGCTGAAGAACATCTTGACTATGTGACACGTGATTTAGTCCAAGAAATT
The DNA window shown above is from Acinetobacter piscicola and carries:
- the bfr gene encoding heteropolymeric bacterioferritin subunit Bfr, with translation MKGNRDVINQLNQVLYHHLTAINQYFLHSRMFNDWGIEQLGSAEYKESIRQMKHADKVIERILFLEGLPNLQHLGKLYIGQHTLEVLNCDIRKVKENIQALQKTVALAEEHLDYVTRDLVQEILEKEEEYWDWLTTQIDLSDNVGIENYIQSQL
- a CDS encoding bacterioferritin-associated ferredoxin, encoding MYVCLCRGITDQDIKDAMANGAESYREVRELLDLGTCCGRCAPEAKSIINEELALIAARISVAA